From the Sphingomonas brevis genome, the window GCATCGAGGCTGAATTCACGGCCTAGCACCAGGCTGGCCTCCCTGCCCTCGCTGACCGGCACGACCGCGCGCACCAGGCCATTACCGCCCTTCGCCGCCGCCAATTCACGGGCGATCGCCGGGATCAGGGCGGCATCGGGGAGGTTGAGCGTCAGCTGCAGGCGCGATCGCTTGGCCAGGCTTTCGAGGGGCTGAAAGCGCTTGATCGCGACCCGGGGAGTTTCATCGCCGGGCCGGCGATCCAGCTCTACCGTCAGCAGGCCGCAGGCGCCCGACTTGGCGGCGCTTTCCAACGCCGCCGACGGCTCGTCGTCGAACACCATCGCTTCATACTGGCCTGAAGCGTCCGATATCGTCGCCATCAGGTAGCGGCGCCCCTTGGCCGACGTGCGCCACCGGGTGCTTTCGATGAGGCCGGCCATGGTTGCCGACGAGCGGCCCTCCGCCAGCGGGAGCCCGGACAGCTCGGCGAAGCTGCGGACCTTGTGCGCCGCAAGCAGGTGGCGTTGGGCATCGACCGGGTGGGCAGAGAAGTAAAAGCCGAACGCCTCGCGCTCCGCGGCCATCCTCTCGGCCAGGGTCCAGCGCACGTCGCGCGGCAGGCGGATCGGCGCCACGCCGCTGTCCGAGCCGCCGCCAAACAGTCCATGCTGGCCGCTGGTCCGCTGGCTATGGGCGGAAGCGGCGTAGGCGAGAATAGTTTCGGCCGCGGCAAACACCGACGGACGGTCCGGGTTGATCTTGTCGAACGCCCCGGCGGCGGCGAGGCTCTCCAGCTGGCGGCGATTGAGCAGCCGCGGATCGATCCGCTCGGCGAATTCGTCGAGAGAATTGAAGGCGCCGCGCCCATTCCGCTCGGCTACCAGCGCCTCCATCGCCTTTTCGCCGACACCCTTGAGCGCGCCCAATGCGTAGCGCACGCTCAGTCCCTTCGGGCCGTCCTCGACGCTGAACGCAGCCTCGGACGCATTGACGTCGGGTGGCAGGCACTCGATCCCGCTGCGTCTGATGTCCTCGACGAACAGCGCCAGCTTGTCGGTCTGGGCCATGTCGAAGCTCATCGAGGCGGCAAAGAATTCGGCCGGGTGATGCGCTTTCAGCCAGGCGGTCTGATAGGCCACCAGCGCATAGGCCGCGGCGTGGCTCTTGTTGAAACCATAGCCGGCGAACTTGTCGATCAAGTCGAATAGCTCATTGGCCTTGGCCGACTTGATATCGTTCTTCGCCGCGCCCTCGATAAAGCGCGCGCGCTGGGCATCCATCTCCGACTTGATCTTCTTGCCCATCGCCCGCCGCAGCAGGTCGGCCTCGCCGAGGCTGTAGCCGGCCAGCACCTGCGCGGCCTGCATGACCTGCTCCTGGTAGACGAAGATGCCGTAGGTTTCCTTGAGCACGCCTTCGAGCATCGGGTGCGGGTAGGCGATCGGCACGCGGCCATTCTTGCGGTCCCCGAACAGCGGGATGTTGTCCATCGGGCCGGGACGGTAGAGGGAAACGAGCGCGATGATGTCGCCGAAATTGGACGGGCGGACCTGGGCCAGCGTTCGCCGCATGCCCTCCGATTCCAGCTGGAACACGCCGACCGTGTCGCCACGCTGCAGCAGCTCGTAGACCGCCGGATCGTCCCACGCGAGCGCCAGGAAATCGACCTCGATCCCGCGCCGCGCCAGCAGCCGCTGACCCTCCTTCAAGACGGACAGGGTCTTCAACCCGAGGAAGTCGAACTTCACCAGGCCCGCGCCCTCGACATATTTCATGTCGAACTGGGTTACCGGCATGTCGGAACGCGGATCGCGGTAAAGCGGGACAAGCTCGCTGAGCGGCCGATCGCCGATCACCACGCCGGCGGCGTGGGTCGAGCTATGCCGTGGCAGGCCTTCCAGCTTCATCGCCAGGTCGAACAGCCGCTTCACTTCCGGGTCTGAGCGATACTCCTTCTCCAGCTCGGCAACGCCGTTGAGGCTGCGCTCCAACGTCCAGGGGTCGGTCGGGTGATTGGGAACAAGCTTGGCCAGCCGGTCGACCTGCCCGTAGCTCATCTGCAGGACGCGCCCGGTATCCTTGAGCACGGCGCGCGCTTTCAGCCGCCCGAAGGTGATGATCTGGGCCACCTTGTCGCGGCCGTACTTGCCCTGGACATAGGCGATCACCTTGTCGCGATGGGTTTCGCAGAAGTCGATGTCGAAGTCGGGCATCGACACGCGTTCCGGGTTCAGGAAGCGCTCGAACAGCAGGTTCAGTTCGATCGGATCGAGGTCGGTAATGGTCAGCGACCAGGCAACGACGCTGCCGGCGCCCGATCCGCGGCCCGGCCCGACCGGTATGTCGCTTGCCTTGGCCCATTGGATGAAGTCGGCGACGATCAGGAAATAGCCGGCGAAACCCATGCGGGTGATGACGTCGATCTCGAAGTCGAGCCGCTCGCGATAGTGGTCGAAGCAATCCCCAGCGCCGTTCGTGTCGAGCGAAGTCGAGACACGCTGCCCCTCGACTTCGCTCGGGGCGAACGCCCGTTTTTGCGCGAGCCTGCGCTCCAGACCTGCCCTCGCCTCACGCCGAAGCGTCTCG encodes:
- the dnaE gene encoding DNA polymerase III subunit alpha, which produces MSAPYVPLRVFSCFTMLEGAIEPKAIAKHAKKLGFPAIALNDRNGLYAAMPFGEACMGEGVQPIVGAMLAVARPDEIGPAGAIDWLVLLAQDETGYDNLCRLVSSAHLDRPIEQDPHVPFTLLDGATEGLIALTAGGEGALARLYADGQQDKAVTYARRLTGLFPDRLYVELSRRGDAVEVAAEAALIDLAYALDLPLVATNPAQYAEPHFHAAHDAMLCIAGSTYVENSERRTSSPEAWLKSGPMMAEIFADLPEAIANTSVIAQRCAVAAPNRRPILPRLSDDEDETLRREARAGLERRLAQKRAFAPSEVEGQRVSTSLDTNGAGDCFDHYRERLDFEIDVITRMGFAGYFLIVADFIQWAKASDIPVGPGRGSGAGSVVAWSLTITDLDPIELNLLFERFLNPERVSMPDFDIDFCETHRDKVIAYVQGKYGRDKVAQIITFGRLKARAVLKDTGRVLQMSYGQVDRLAKLVPNHPTDPWTLERSLNGVAELEKEYRSDPEVKRLFDLAMKLEGLPRHSSTHAAGVVIGDRPLSELVPLYRDPRSDMPVTQFDMKYVEGAGLVKFDFLGLKTLSVLKEGQRLLARRGIEVDFLALAWDDPAVYELLQRGDTVGVFQLESEGMRRTLAQVRPSNFGDIIALVSLYRPGPMDNIPLFGDRKNGRVPIAYPHPMLEGVLKETYGIFVYQEQVMQAAQVLAGYSLGEADLLRRAMGKKIKSEMDAQRARFIEGAAKNDIKSAKANELFDLIDKFAGYGFNKSHAAAYALVAYQTAWLKAHHPAEFFAASMSFDMAQTDKLALFVEDIRRSGIECLPPDVNASEAAFSVEDGPKGLSVRYALGALKGVGEKAMEALVAERNGRGAFNSLDEFAERIDPRLLNRRQLESLAAAGAFDKINPDRPSVFAAAETILAYAASAHSQRTSGQHGLFGGGSDSGVAPIRLPRDVRWTLAERMAAEREAFGFYFSAHPVDAQRHLLAAHKVRSFAELSGLPLAEGRSSATMAGLIESTRWRTSAKGRRYLMATISDASGQYEAMVFDDEPSAALESAAKSGACGLLTVELDRRPGDETPRVAIKRFQPLESLAKRSRLQLTLNLPDAALIPAIARELAAAKGGNGLVRAVVPVSEGREASLVLGREFSLDADLAARLTRILGDGAVELSALEPPRLALVG